One genomic region from Augochlora pura isolate Apur16 chromosome 7, APUR_v2.2.1, whole genome shotgun sequence encodes:
- the LOC144472644 gene encoding protein cortex isoform X1 produces MIESKRMRRIQLPTQNQEIEVMAEDVDSTPTNPGNCRFARVRLLDKILRSDGYYSIINTRSPTLGPVDGGKKFPVSFTKPTSAADRFIISRKNYNIDAANYLLTRKTTSHSPDDDLDLFNQINTVNVKWRQDRMREAMVKENVVKGLGQKEVLRQNRLCGISATQPGEMWNKQYAADGMWKSKPRNKPLISNAGFIVDMPDIHKRTRYSRKLIDWSSKNMISEAIQDKVSIFEAYQPQLCTHLNDVNAARVCILKWNNAGDHIIICTFLGSIKLYNIELGKNIWSTTCTRPVGTDRSCYARCVCWSHDDKYILVGCVQLIIVYCAETGDVVNSVVAHSEVVLAIAMSMNSYYIVSSSMDRNIRIFRWPSLRPALDIAYRYVAGAVEWHPYHGSLLCVGGGMSDASISLFDVTSNMVSHRSVDFFGSVDSLAWNKHSGELVVHWTQFDESGEYSVVPIFASIDRIVDVVPVNKELKVSSILWNADHTQIAVYNEECLSAWNFFGDEFQYRESCKKKLEPKYKKRHTSHRGLSNIHCFIR; encoded by the exons GACGGTTATTATTCGATCATCAACACTCGATCGCCAACGTTAGGACCTGTTGATGGCGGCAAAAAGTTTCCTGTGTCGTTCACGAAACCGACCTCCGCAGCAGACAGATTCATAATTTCGAGGAAGAACTACAACATAGATGCAGCAAATTATCTTCTGACAAGGAAAACAACTAGTCATTCCCCGGACGATGACCTCGATTTGTTCAATCAg ATAAATACGGTGAACGTAAAATGGCGGCAGGACCGCATGCGTGAAGCAATGGTGAAGGAGAACGTGGTCAAAGGATTAGGGCAGAAGGAAGTACTGCGCCAAAACCGATTATGTGGGATATCAGCGACGCAGCCTGGAGAGATGTGGAACAAGCAATACGCCGCAGATGGAATGTGGAAATCGAAGCCTCGGAACAAGCCTTTGATTTCCAACGCGGGATTCATAGTTGATATGCCTGATATCCATAAACGCACAC GATACAGTCGGAAACTAATCGACTGGAGCTCGAAGAACATGATCAGCGAAGCGATCCAAGACAAAGTGTCAATTTTCGAAGCATACCAACCACAGCTTTGTACACATTTAAACGACGTGAACGCGGCGAGAGTTTGCATATTGAAATGGAACAATGCAG GTGACCATATAATCATTTGCACATTCTTGGGTTCAATAAAGTTATACAACATTGAATTAGGGAAAAACATCTGGTCTACCACGTGTACCAGACCAGTCGGCACTGATCGATCTTGTTACGCGCGATGCGTGTGCTGGTCTCACGATGACAAATACATCCTTGT GGGCTGCGTACAGTTGATAATTGTCTACTGTGCAGAAACGGGTGACGTGGTTAATTCAGTAGTGGCGCATAGCGAAGTAGTATTGGCGATTGCTATGTCGATGAATTCTTATTACATAGTCTCGTCCTCGATGGATAGGAATATACGCATCTTTAGGTGGCCATCTCTGCGTCCCGCTCTTGATATTGCGTACCGATATGTGGCTGGT gCAGTGGAATGGCACCCCTACCACGGCAGTTTACTGTGCGTAGGCGGCGGCATGTCCGACGCTTCGATATCATTATTTGACGTGACCTCGAACATGGTAAGCCATCGTTCTGTCGACTTCTTCGGATCCGTGGACAGCTTGGCCTGGAACAAACACAGCGGAGAGTTGGTTGTGCACTGGACACAATTCGACGAGTCTGGCGAGTACAGTGTCGTGCCAATTTTCGCGAGTATCGATCGCATCGTTGACGTCGTCCCAGTGAACAAGGAATTGAAGGTCAGTTCCATCCTGTGGAATGCTGATCACACGCAAATAG CTGTCTACAATGAGGAGTGCTTATCTGCGTGGAATTTCTTTGGCGACGAATTCCAGTATCGCGAGAGCTGCAAAAAGAAACTGGAGCCGAAGTACAAGAAAAGGCATACGAGTCACAGGGGATTGAGCAACATACACTGTTTTATACGATAG
- the LOC144472644 gene encoding protein cortex isoform X2 translates to MRRIQLPTQNQEIEVMAEDVDSTPTNPGNCRFARVRLLDKILRSDGYYSIINTRSPTLGPVDGGKKFPVSFTKPTSAADRFIISRKNYNIDAANYLLTRKTTSHSPDDDLDLFNQINTVNVKWRQDRMREAMVKENVVKGLGQKEVLRQNRLCGISATQPGEMWNKQYAADGMWKSKPRNKPLISNAGFIVDMPDIHKRTRYSRKLIDWSSKNMISEAIQDKVSIFEAYQPQLCTHLNDVNAARVCILKWNNAGDHIIICTFLGSIKLYNIELGKNIWSTTCTRPVGTDRSCYARCVCWSHDDKYILVGCVQLIIVYCAETGDVVNSVVAHSEVVLAIAMSMNSYYIVSSSMDRNIRIFRWPSLRPALDIAYRYVAGAVEWHPYHGSLLCVGGGMSDASISLFDVTSNMVSHRSVDFFGSVDSLAWNKHSGELVVHWTQFDESGEYSVVPIFASIDRIVDVVPVNKELKLSTMRSAYLRGISLATNSSIARAAKRNWSRSTRKGIRVTGD, encoded by the exons GACGGTTATTATTCGATCATCAACACTCGATCGCCAACGTTAGGACCTGTTGATGGCGGCAAAAAGTTTCCTGTGTCGTTCACGAAACCGACCTCCGCAGCAGACAGATTCATAATTTCGAGGAAGAACTACAACATAGATGCAGCAAATTATCTTCTGACAAGGAAAACAACTAGTCATTCCCCGGACGATGACCTCGATTTGTTCAATCAg ATAAATACGGTGAACGTAAAATGGCGGCAGGACCGCATGCGTGAAGCAATGGTGAAGGAGAACGTGGTCAAAGGATTAGGGCAGAAGGAAGTACTGCGCCAAAACCGATTATGTGGGATATCAGCGACGCAGCCTGGAGAGATGTGGAACAAGCAATACGCCGCAGATGGAATGTGGAAATCGAAGCCTCGGAACAAGCCTTTGATTTCCAACGCGGGATTCATAGTTGATATGCCTGATATCCATAAACGCACAC GATACAGTCGGAAACTAATCGACTGGAGCTCGAAGAACATGATCAGCGAAGCGATCCAAGACAAAGTGTCAATTTTCGAAGCATACCAACCACAGCTTTGTACACATTTAAACGACGTGAACGCGGCGAGAGTTTGCATATTGAAATGGAACAATGCAG GTGACCATATAATCATTTGCACATTCTTGGGTTCAATAAAGTTATACAACATTGAATTAGGGAAAAACATCTGGTCTACCACGTGTACCAGACCAGTCGGCACTGATCGATCTTGTTACGCGCGATGCGTGTGCTGGTCTCACGATGACAAATACATCCTTGT GGGCTGCGTACAGTTGATAATTGTCTACTGTGCAGAAACGGGTGACGTGGTTAATTCAGTAGTGGCGCATAGCGAAGTAGTATTGGCGATTGCTATGTCGATGAATTCTTATTACATAGTCTCGTCCTCGATGGATAGGAATATACGCATCTTTAGGTGGCCATCTCTGCGTCCCGCTCTTGATATTGCGTACCGATATGTGGCTGGT gCAGTGGAATGGCACCCCTACCACGGCAGTTTACTGTGCGTAGGCGGCGGCATGTCCGACGCTTCGATATCATTATTTGACGTGACCTCGAACATGGTAAGCCATCGTTCTGTCGACTTCTTCGGATCCGTGGACAGCTTGGCCTGGAACAAACACAGCGGAGAGTTGGTTGTGCACTGGACACAATTCGACGAGTCTGGCGAGTACAGTGTCGTGCCAATTTTCGCGAGTATCGATCGCATCGTTGACGTCGTCCCAGTGAACAAGGAATTGAAG CTGTCTACAATGAGGAGTGCTTATCTGCGTGGAATTTCTTTGGCGACGAATTCCAGTATCGCGAGAGCTGCAAAAAGAAACTGGAGCCGAAGTACAAGAAAAGGCATACGAGTCACAGGGGATTGA